Within the Acidobacteriota bacterium genome, the region GGCCTTCCTGGGGCGGAAGTTCTCCTCCGACCAGCGTCAGGACTACCGTCGATCCCTCTGTCCGGTGGCTGAAAGCGTGCAGCCGCGGCTGTTTCAGTTCAAGACCAACTACTTCGATGAGGAGCGGGCCCGGCGCCAGGCCGAGGCCTTGCACGGCGCCATTCGATTTTTTGACGGCACGGCTTGACAGCGGTTGTGGTCTCGGTTCAGACCTGAAGGCAGGAGCCGGGGGCGACCGGTTCGCCGGTTGACGGTGGCGACTGGTGAACGGAAATTCGCTGGCGAAAAAACGGCCGGGTTTTCCGGAAACCCGCGCCCGGGATGTTGCGTCTTAAGAAAGGGTTCGGATCGCTGAGGCAGGGTTCTTTCATGTGGTTGCGGTGGTTCATAAGCGGGTGTTTGGCGGGTTGTTTGACGGTCGGGTGGTTGTCGGCGGAAACTGTTTTTCAGCGGTACCAGCCACAACCCCTGGAAATCCGCAACCATCCGCTGGAAGTCGAGAACAACTCCGACCGTCCCTACCGCTTTGTGCTTTCCGTCCTGGGAGCGAATGGGACGGAGTTCATCCCTCTGCTGGCGGTCGTTCTGGATCCCCAGGACACCACACGCCGCCAGTGGATTGCGGTCTGGAACCTGAGCAGCAGCTCTCCAGGGTTCGTCCAGCGAGTGAAGGCGGCGCTGCCGTTCCCCTGGTGGTCGCCTCGGGGCACCGCGGGTGCAACCGCCGGGCCGATTCGAAGCCTGCCCAAGCCGGTCTTGACGGCTCGCGGCCGCAAGTCCGGCGCCAAGGGCCGTTTCGCCTGGGCCGCCGCCAGGACAGTGTCGGACTTCGCCAGTTTCTTCAGTCCCGGCCGTTTTGCGTTGGAGACCTACCGGGATTACCGCAACGATCTGGACGAACGACAATTCCATCAACTCTACGCTCTCCTGCTGCTCTACGAAGAGGCGGCGGCCCTGCAGCCCTCCGACCGAAACCTGGGGTTGCCGGCCATCATGGACTTGAAATATACGGCCCTGATCAACCGCGAGGCTCTGGGCATCGTGGTCAGTGGTCGTTCCGAATACTGGGTGGTGGACAACTTCGAGACCCGCATGCGGGAAAAGATGGGCAAAGCAGCCGCCTATCTGCACAGCCGGGCCACTCTTCAGGGCTTGCGTTTCCAGGAAGTTCACTATGGACTGGACGGTCGTTGGCCGCTCTATCGGACCGCGGTCCTGTCGATCTGCAAGGCGGATCTGGCTGAACGACCTCGGCCCTGGCCCAAGAACAATCCTTTCGACCTGGGCTACGACCCCTTCGAGCATCCACGAGTCCGGGCGAGCATGGACAAAAATCCCGAAGAAGAGATCCCGCTGGCCTACTACGTGCTCATCAGCGATTTCAGGTTGCGTCCGGTGATCGTGCTGAACTTCTTCAAACCCGGCAATCCCGGCCGCAGGCAGGACACGGCCGTGCTGCGCAATACGGCCGAGAATCTGCTATCGGTCTACGGTTTGCCGCTTCACCTGCAAGCACTGCGCTACATCGGTCGCTGGAGCCTCGACAGGAAGGATGTGACCTTTTTCAGCACCCGGTCGACCTCCTCGGGAATCGAGTCCGCCAAGCTCTTTGCTCGAATGGGATGGCATTTCGACAAGGACACCAATGGACTGCTGCTCAGGATGCTGGATCGGCGCACCTCCAATCCTCTGGCCGATTCCTTCGCTCGTCAGGTCGAGAACGCCAGGGCCCGGCACCAGGCGATCACCCGAAACGCATCCGGTCGGCTGGGTCTCTTCATACGAAGGGTCTACGAGGACGGAATTCGGCAGAGGCTTGACCTGGGCCGGCGGTCGATCTCCACCGAGGACATCGCCCGCTTCCGGCAACAGCGGGTGCTGGACCGGGCACTGGAGGTGATCCGCGGGTTCAATCGGCAACCCCACCTGAACGGGATAACCTGGCCCCGCCTGTTCCAGGCCTGGGACCGGCTATCCGCCGCCGATCCGCAGCGCAGCCGACCCGAGTCGCGCCGCTTCCTGCAGAATCTCAAACGGCTTTACCCACGCTCTGTGCCGGAGGGATACCGGAACCAGGTGGCGGGCTGGATTTTCCCCTCAGGACCCGCCTCCCAGTCCTCGGCCTTCCCTGCCAAATCAACTCCTTGATTAACCATTCGATTTCAAAATCAGGAACTCCGAGGACATTTGCCCCGCAAAGGATTGCCGGTCTGCTGGCCGCCATTGTTCTGGGCATCTGCTTCGTTTCCGAACAAGTCGCGGCCAAGCCTGCCTCCCGGGCGCAGCGGGCCAGGATCATTCTGCTCAAGGTCGACGGGCTGCCGGGTCTCCTGATCGAGGCGGCTCTGGCCCCGCAATCGGACGCCGTCCTGCGACTGCCCTTTCCGGAGCGCTTCCGCGAAGACTACCGGGCCACTCAGAAGCTGGTGGGCAGGGAAGAGCTGCTACCCAACATAAGGGAGTATTTTGTCCGTCAGGGAGTGCGTGCCGAAACCATCTTCACCGGGACACTGCCGCTCTCGGCTCCGGTTTGGGCTCAAATCGATTCGGGCCAGCCCAGCATCGTCAAGAGGAACTATTACTTCAACCGCGCCAGCGGGGCCTCCAAGGTTTTCCTGAACGGCCTGCTCGATTCGGCGGGCAAGCTGATCAGAGGCAGTGGACGGACCCACGCTCTCTGGGAACTGGATCTGCTGAGGATCCCGATTCTACCGGACGCGTTTCCACCCGAGAGGGTCTGGAGTTCCCTACAGACCTTGAGCCGCAAGCGGTCGGCCATACAACTGGGGGCCATGGGCAAATTCCTGGTCCGGGCTGGCCGGCGGGAGTTCAGTCCGGGAGCGGTACTGCACCAGCATCTATCCCATCTGGTGGCCTATCCCGACCATGTCGAGCGCCTGGACCAGAGTCTGGCCCTGACCCTGGCCAAGTGGCTCAAGTGGCGGGCCGAGGGAGACCCCTCCGAGACTCTCGACTTCATCACCGCGCTGTTCGTGACGCTCGACCACCGTTTTCATCTGGACAGCTCCTACCGGTCGGTGCTGCACCTGCTGGTCAAGCTGGATGACTGGTTTGGCGAGATCATGGGGGCGGTGGAGCAGACGGCTCGCCGGAACCGGACCCTGGTCGCCATGGTCTCCGACCACGGGATGAACCTCTACCCGGTCCATATCAACTACGGGTTTCCCATCAACCCCTGGCTGCGCCGGCCGGAGTTCGGTGGACACACCGTGTTGTCGCCGGAGGTGGAGGATTCCGATCATGCCTTGACGCGACCGATTCCGGGGGTGGACTTCGCCAGGGTGTACGAAAGCCCCACCTCTCCCTACGGCGAGACGGTGCCCTTCGGAGCCAAGGGTTACTTCACGGCCTTTGCCGCCAATATGGGGAATCCGAGATTCGACCTGTTTCTGCGCCATTCCGATCTGAACCGACTGCACCTGCTCCTGCTGGATTCTCTGCGCCTGCAGAATGACGTGGAAAAGCTGGATCGGGTGTTTGAGATCTTCCAGCCTGTCTTCCGAAGGGTTCGTCCCTGGCTCGAAGCGGATGCCTACTCTCTGCAACAAGCCGCGGAGGTGTTCGAGGCGTGGTCGGAGCGCCATCTGGCAGCCGGAATGCCGTCGGCCAGGGATGCGGGCGCACGACTGGCTTCGGAGTCGAGACTCTATCGAAACCAGGCCGCCATCCTGCGGCGATTGTTGGCGCTGCCGTCGGAAGAGGAGGAGTGGCGCCGTTTCATCCGGTCGGGTTTCGAAATCGACGGGTTGGTCCCCAAAGGGTATTTCGGCCCCCCAAACAGCCTGGAGCAACTCGCCAACTACACCGTGGGCTGGGCCAAGCCGGCCTCCGAGCGCTGGTCACAGTCGGGTGAAGCGCCCTTTCTCACCCTGAGCTACCCCGATCTGATAACCGGCTATCGGGCGCTCAATCCGGATGCCTTTGGGAACCGCTACCCCTTCAACTTCTTTGTAGCCCCGATCCCGCCGGAGGTCCTGACCGGCTGGAAGGGCCAGCCGCTCCGGCAGGCGCTGTGGCTGATGGCCTCGGAAAATCGCGGTCAGGCGGCCCTTCTGGAAGCGACCGATGGAACCCTCTGGTATGGACCCCTGAAGAATCGCGGAGAGTTGGCAAGGCTCGATGGGGCAGGGGCCGCGGGATCGAGGGATCCTCTTGGATACCCCGACCGGTTGTGGGCGCGCTGGCTCGATCCTCGCCGGTGGGTCTCGGAGACGGCCAGGCTGGAAACGAGCCTGGCTCCGGTCATTCTGGCCGACCTGTTCCGGCCCAACTTTGAGGACTACTTGAGCGGCAAGAGTCGTGCCGGCGTCTTGTTGACTCTGGATGGGGTCGGACGGAGAGAGGACTTGAAAAGAGCACTCCGGTTCCGCTTCCGACAGGCTACCCCCGACTTCCGCGTCTGGATGCGGCACGGTTGGAACGTAAACACCATGGGCCAGCAGCCGGCCGGGAGCCACGGTGGGTTCCTGCCGTTGGAGACGCAGACCACCTTCATGGTCTGGGGAGGAGACGAGCTGGGCCTCAAGCGGGGCCGGAGACTTCGCGGAGCCTTCCTCACCCTGGACATCGCTCCCACACTCATGGATGCCATCGGAAGGCTCGACCGCGGCAGCCAGCGGATCGTTCCCGATCCGGACCACCCCTCGGGTCCTGAGTTTCCTCCCTTTCCCGGTCGGATCATTCCCATT harbors:
- a CDS encoding alkaline phosphatase family protein codes for the protein MINHSISKSGTPRTFAPQRIAGLLAAIVLGICFVSEQVAAKPASRAQRARIILLKVDGLPGLLIEAALAPQSDAVLRLPFPERFREDYRATQKLVGREELLPNIREYFVRQGVRAETIFTGTLPLSAPVWAQIDSGQPSIVKRNYYFNRASGASKVFLNGLLDSAGKLIRGSGRTHALWELDLLRIPILPDAFPPERVWSSLQTLSRKRSAIQLGAMGKFLVRAGRREFSPGAVLHQHLSHLVAYPDHVERLDQSLALTLAKWLKWRAEGDPSETLDFITALFVTLDHRFHLDSSYRSVLHLLVKLDDWFGEIMGAVEQTARRNRTLVAMVSDHGMNLYPVHINYGFPINPWLRRPEFGGHTVLSPEVEDSDHALTRPIPGVDFARVYESPTSPYGETVPFGAKGYFTAFAANMGNPRFDLFLRHSDLNRLHLLLLDSLRLQNDVEKLDRVFEIFQPVFRRVRPWLEADAYSLQQAAEVFEAWSERHLAAGMPSARDAGARLASESRLYRNQAAILRRLLALPSEEEEWRRFIRSGFEIDGLVPKGYFGPPNSLEQLANYTVGWAKPASERWSQSGEAPFLTLSYPDLITGYRALNPDAFGNRYPFNFFVAPIPPEVLTGWKGQPLRQALWLMASENRGQAALLEATDGTLWYGPLKNRGELARLDGAGAAGSRDPLGYPDRLWARWLDPRRWVSETARLETSLAPVILADLFRPNFEDYLSGKSRAGVLLTLDGVGRREDLKRALRFRFRQATPDFRVWMRHGWNVNTMGQQPAGSHGGFLPLETQTTFMVWGGDELGLKRGRRLRGAFLTLDIAPTLMDAIGRLDRGSQRIVPDPDHPSGPEFPPFPGRIIPIRQRAEAR